One window of Psychrobacillus sp. FSL H8-0483 genomic DNA carries:
- a CDS encoding BsuPI-related putative proteinase inhibitor, which produces MKKIVWAVFSVLMLLILTSCGTSNSNTTTGSQEPDKGILTKIDLNDDGDAIFIIKNEGKDEAILSFTSGQSIEFQLLNEAKEVIYTYSANKLFMQKTLEKKLQPGEEWAIPLYLQAELAGVPAGAYTLMVWSTAEGLNDLKIETTYDWAGIATSESTGKLVVETQEVTYIGQQDLHSIEVKNLEGTTEVMRLSEVAIPFFDGLEEGTKLIVEYVVENEQKVIQFASLAE; this is translated from the coding sequence ATGAAAAAAATAGTATGGGCTGTATTCTCTGTCTTAATGCTTTTAATCCTTACTAGCTGCGGAACTAGTAATTCTAATACTACAACTGGGAGCCAAGAACCTGATAAAGGTATTTTAACTAAAATTGATTTGAACGATGATGGAGATGCGATCTTCATTATTAAAAATGAAGGAAAAGATGAAGCTATTTTATCGTTTACGAGTGGGCAATCAATAGAATTTCAGCTGTTAAATGAGGCGAAGGAAGTCATTTACACATATTCTGCCAATAAGTTATTTATGCAAAAGACGTTAGAGAAGAAATTACAACCTGGAGAAGAATGGGCTATTCCACTATACCTTCAGGCAGAACTTGCCGGAGTGCCAGCAGGAGCTTACACGTTAATGGTTTGGTCGACAGCGGAAGGGCTAAATGATCTTAAAATAGAGACCACCTATGATTGGGCTGGAATTGCAACGTCTGAATCAACTGGAAAACTCGTCGTCGAAACACAGGAAGTTACTTATATCGGCCAACAGGACCTCCATTCAATTGAGGTGAAAAATCTAGAAGGCACGACCGAAGTAATGCGCCTATCCGAAGTTGCAATCCCTTTCTTTGATGGGCTAGAAGAAGGAACAAAACTTATCGTTGAGTATGTAGTAGAGAATGAACAAAAAGTCATTCAATTTGCCAGCCTAGCAGAATAA
- a CDS encoding glycosyltransferase: protein MSESKRFIKDVPDEDVKFSVIIPAHNEEKYIGECLESIAKAAQPYKDQVEVIVVLNRCTDRTEEIAKSYNCVTLENYDKNLSKIRNAGAALAKGEILITIDADTRMTDHLLSEVEKHLASNQYIGGGVNGNFERMSLGIVVSTMLLIVPLLFKYGFISVGVFWCYKKDFQAIKGFNENMLMAEDADFAKRLKQWGKKNGKKYGTIKNGMITSCRRFDQYGDWVLLKRPDLILAYLKGNNHKAANEAYYEDQAR, encoded by the coding sequence ATGTCCGAAAGCAAACGGTTTATAAAAGATGTTCCTGATGAAGATGTAAAATTTTCCGTTATAATACCTGCTCACAACGAAGAAAAGTACATAGGTGAATGCCTAGAATCAATTGCAAAGGCCGCACAACCATATAAAGATCAGGTTGAAGTGATCGTTGTGCTAAATCGTTGTACGGATAGAACAGAGGAAATTGCAAAGTCATACAATTGCGTGACATTGGAAAATTACGATAAAAATTTATCCAAAATTAGAAATGCAGGGGCTGCACTAGCAAAAGGGGAAATCCTGATTACAATTGATGCTGATACTCGAATGACAGATCATTTGTTATCTGAGGTTGAAAAGCATTTAGCATCCAATCAATACATTGGGGGAGGCGTGAACGGAAATTTCGAAAGAATGTCCTTAGGTATAGTGGTTTCTACCATGTTACTAATTGTTCCCTTACTGTTCAAGTATGGTTTTATCTCTGTAGGAGTTTTTTGGTGCTATAAAAAAGATTTTCAGGCAATTAAAGGTTTTAACGAGAATATGCTAATGGCAGAAGATGCTGATTTTGCAAAGCGATTAAAACAATGGGGTAAGAAAAATGGTAAAAAATATGGAACGATTAAGAATGGAATGATTACTTCGTGCAGACGATTTGACCAATATGGGGACTGGGTTTTACTTAAACGACCTGATCTGATTTTAGCTTATCTCAAAGGCAATAATCACAAGGCTGCTAATGAAGCCTATTATGAAGATCAAGCAAGATGA
- a CDS encoding homoserine dehydrogenase, which produces MAKIKAAILGFGTVGQGIYHIVNEKREDLKNSLGLDIEISAILINNLSKDRPETPGVLVTDNFEDIMNIPGLQVVFEAIVNEEPAYSYLCRAIDNGCHVITANKVMFSKYSIPLQERSKSRGVFVGFEATTAGGVPVIKTLKNLLQVNSVKKIQGILNGTSNYILTQMRLDECQFDDALKEAQALGYAEADPYNDISGQDAFRKLMILSALAFGKQPNWKDVRVVGIDGISLEDVRKAKKEGLRYRHVAEIEQDENGELYASVGPQLVGPDHPLFAIEGVNNAVSLDTNYIGTLTLVGPGAGMYPTASVMVEDYAEIIGKRAGFFITI; this is translated from the coding sequence ATGGCGAAAATAAAAGCAGCAATCTTAGGTTTTGGAACAGTTGGCCAAGGGATTTATCATATTGTGAATGAAAAAAGAGAAGACTTAAAAAACTCGTTAGGATTGGATATTGAAATTAGTGCCATTCTAATTAATAATTTATCGAAAGATAGACCAGAAACGCCTGGCGTACTAGTGACAGATAATTTCGAGGATATTATGAATATCCCTGGCCTTCAGGTTGTCTTTGAAGCTATAGTCAATGAAGAACCAGCGTATAGCTATTTATGTAGAGCGATTGACAATGGGTGTCACGTTATTACGGCAAATAAAGTGATGTTTTCTAAATATAGTATCCCACTACAAGAACGCTCAAAATCACGTGGTGTCTTTGTCGGCTTTGAAGCGACTACTGCAGGTGGGGTTCCGGTTATTAAAACACTGAAAAATTTACTTCAAGTGAATTCGGTGAAGAAGATTCAAGGGATTTTAAATGGAACTTCGAACTATATTCTAACGCAAATGCGTTTAGATGAATGCCAGTTTGACGATGCGCTAAAGGAAGCACAGGCCCTTGGTTATGCAGAAGCAGATCCGTATAACGACATTTCTGGTCAAGATGCATTCCGAAAGCTAATGATTTTAAGTGCACTTGCTTTTGGTAAGCAGCCAAACTGGAAGGACGTAAGAGTTGTTGGAATCGATGGGATTTCTTTAGAAGATGTTAGAAAAGCGAAAAAAGAAGGGCTTCGTTATCGTCATGTTGCAGAAATTGAACAAGATGAAAATGGGGAACTTTACGCATCAGTAGGTCCACAACTTGTAGGTCCGGATCATCCTTTATTCGCAATTGAGGGAGTAAACAACGCTGTTTCTTTAGATACAAACTACATTGGGACACTTACACTAGTTGGTCCTGGAGCAGGGATGTACCCAACGGCAAGTGTTATGGTAGAAGATTATGCAGAGATTATTGGAAAACGAGCAGGGTTTTTTATAACAATATAA
- a CDS encoding LytTR family DNA-binding domain-containing protein — MEITREQLKRYSNLLEEWIPKEASIAIAARDQYIYYAAGEHDLQLKEGQKVQPGSIADLVLQNGIRAEAVLDDALFHIPYYGVGYPIDISGENAALVIILPPPHAISPPPPYRFLTGKQDEDWRPIPVDKIAYMESLQKKTWFYTEKEPYKTNIPLKDLQQRLPDNFLRIHRSYIVNVSFIDRIIRDFSSNFLVLLHDGTELPVSQSYIAEVRNTLGF, encoded by the coding sequence GTGGAAATTACGAGGGAGCAATTAAAACGGTATAGTAATTTATTAGAAGAGTGGATTCCCAAAGAGGCATCCATTGCAATAGCAGCAAGAGATCAATACATTTACTATGCTGCTGGAGAACATGATTTACAGTTAAAAGAAGGTCAAAAGGTACAGCCTGGAAGTATTGCAGACTTGGTGTTACAAAATGGCATTCGAGCAGAGGCTGTATTAGATGATGCACTGTTCCATATCCCCTATTACGGGGTAGGTTATCCCATTGATATTAGTGGAGAGAACGCGGCATTAGTAATCATACTTCCCCCTCCACATGCCATATCTCCCCCTCCACCTTATCGTTTTTTGACAGGTAAACAGGATGAAGATTGGCGCCCCATACCCGTTGATAAAATCGCTTACATGGAAAGCTTGCAGAAAAAAACATGGTTCTATACGGAGAAAGAACCTTATAAAACAAACATTCCTTTAAAGGATTTACAACAACGATTACCCGACAACTTTTTACGAATACATCGCTCTTATATCGTTAATGTTTCATTTATCGATCGTATCATTCGAGATTTTTCATCCAATTTTTTAGTTCTTCTTCATGATGGCACGGAGCTTCCTGTAAGTCAGTCTTATATAGCCGAGGTTCGCAATACTTTAGGATTTTAA
- the aceB gene encoding malate synthase A: MEQTTAKMIEIVGKDVKGSREILTPEALEFVASLHHLFDHRRKELLVARQVRQEKLDNGGTLDFLPETKAIRDGDWTIAPLPQDLQDRRVEITGPVDRKMVINALNSGAKTFMACFEDATSPTWENMIKGQVNMRDAVRKMISFTQPETGKVYSLKKETAVLIVRPRGLHLLEKNARIHGEAISGSFFDFGLYFFHNAKEAIARGTGPYFYLPKLESHLEARLWNDIFLYAEQQLGVPNGTIKATVLIETIMAAFEMDEILYELRDHSAGLNCGRWDYIFSYIKRLRNQFQVILPDRGQVTMTSPFMRAYSQLCIQTCHRRNASAIGGMAAQIPIKGDEAANEAAFAKVREDKRREATDGHDGTWVAHPGLVPVAWEQFQEHMPTPNQIHRKREDVQVKAADLLEVPKGTITEDGLRLNCSVGVQYIASWLRGNGAAPINNLMEDAATAEISRTQVWQWIRHPEGKLEDGRNITIPLAEQILTEELGKIKATFGNEAYSKGRYMEAADLFLSLISKDEFIEFLTLPGYEKIN; this comes from the coding sequence ATGGAACAAACTACTGCTAAAATGATTGAAATCGTAGGGAAGGATGTAAAAGGTAGTCGTGAAATTTTGACGCCCGAGGCATTAGAATTCGTGGCTTCTTTACATCACCTATTTGATCATAGAAGAAAAGAATTGTTGGTAGCGCGTCAGGTTCGCCAAGAAAAGCTAGATAACGGGGGAACGCTAGATTTTTTACCAGAAACAAAAGCAATTCGAGATGGGGACTGGACAATTGCTCCGCTTCCCCAAGATTTACAAGATCGCCGAGTAGAAATTACAGGTCCAGTGGATCGTAAAATGGTTATCAATGCTTTAAATTCTGGTGCAAAAACGTTTATGGCTTGTTTTGAAGATGCAACTTCTCCAACTTGGGAGAATATGATCAAGGGCCAAGTCAATATGCGAGATGCTGTTCGCAAAATGATTTCTTTCACACAACCTGAAACAGGGAAAGTATATAGTTTGAAGAAAGAAACCGCAGTGTTAATTGTTCGCCCTAGAGGATTACATCTTTTGGAGAAAAATGCACGAATTCACGGAGAAGCGATATCTGGTAGTTTCTTCGACTTTGGACTCTATTTCTTCCACAATGCGAAAGAAGCAATTGCTCGCGGAACAGGTCCTTACTTTTATTTGCCAAAGCTGGAGAGCCATTTAGAGGCAAGGCTGTGGAATGATATTTTCCTCTATGCGGAGCAGCAACTAGGTGTTCCAAACGGTACAATCAAAGCTACTGTGTTAATAGAAACAATCATGGCAGCATTCGAAATGGATGAGATTTTATATGAACTCCGTGATCATTCGGCAGGTTTAAACTGCGGACGTTGGGATTACATTTTCAGTTACATTAAACGACTTCGTAATCAATTTCAAGTGATTTTGCCAGATCGCGGTCAGGTAACGATGACGTCACCATTTATGAGAGCGTATTCACAACTTTGTATTCAAACTTGCCACCGTCGGAATGCATCCGCAATCGGTGGAATGGCTGCACAAATTCCGATCAAAGGCGACGAAGCAGCGAATGAAGCAGCTTTTGCCAAAGTGAGAGAAGATAAACGTAGAGAAGCAACGGATGGGCATGATGGAACATGGGTAGCGCATCCAGGTTTAGTGCCTGTCGCTTGGGAGCAATTCCAAGAACATATGCCAACACCGAACCAAATCCATCGTAAAAGGGAAGATGTTCAAGTAAAAGCAGCAGATTTACTCGAAGTACCCAAGGGGACAATTACAGAAGATGGACTTCGCCTAAATTGCAGCGTAGGGGTTCAATATATAGCCTCTTGGTTACGTGGAAATGGCGCAGCGCCGATCAATAACTTGATGGAAGATGCAGCAACAGCTGAAATTTCCCGTACTCAAGTATGGCAATGGATTCGTCACCCAGAAGGAAAACTAGAAGACGGTCGTAATATCACCATTCCACTAGCCGAACAGATTTTGACAGAAGAATTAGGAAAGATAAAAGCAACGTTTGGTAATGAAGCCTATTCAAAAGGACGTTACATGGAAGCAGCTGACCTATTCCTTTCCTTAATAAGCAAAGATGAATTTATCGAGTTTCTGACGTTGCCTGGTTACGAAAAAATTAACTAA
- a CDS encoding EamA family transporter: MSVLPYIFVLLGAILWGTTGTAQTFLPNDAHPFVISAGRSAVGGFSLLLFMILLKKIKFKTWPWKETLYAAICISLFQLLFFSSVRLTGVAIASVVAIGSAPVFSGIIEWLFLKLRPTRIWGISTSFAIVGCLFLFLNKGEITINPIGIVYSLIAGIIFALYTISSKALLQKEEAIPVVAMTFSVSALLMMPFFFLYDVSWLMEVGNVGIIFYLGLATTSVAYVLYGRGLHKIPSSSALTLSLAEPTTAALLGVFIVGEALSATSWIGILLLLGSIVVLTVGSKSTKKIVIEI, from the coding sequence TTGTCTGTTCTGCCATATATATTTGTTTTACTAGGTGCAATTCTTTGGGGTACGACGGGTACTGCACAAACTTTTTTACCAAATGATGCGCACCCTTTTGTTATAAGTGCAGGTCGTTCAGCAGTTGGAGGCTTTTCCTTACTACTTTTTATGATTCTACTAAAAAAAATTAAATTTAAAACCTGGCCATGGAAAGAAACCTTGTATGCAGCCATTTGTATATCCTTATTCCAGTTATTATTTTTTTCTTCCGTTCGATTAACAGGTGTGGCCATTGCAAGTGTTGTTGCGATTGGAAGTGCTCCTGTATTTTCAGGAATAATAGAATGGTTATTTTTAAAATTACGGCCAACAAGAATCTGGGGAATATCAACTTCCTTCGCTATTGTAGGATGCTTGTTTTTATTTTTAAATAAAGGAGAAATCACGATCAATCCTATTGGAATTGTGTATTCTCTTATAGCAGGAATCATATTTGCTTTATATACGATATCGAGTAAAGCATTATTACAAAAGGAAGAAGCAATCCCTGTTGTAGCTATGACTTTTTCAGTTAGTGCGTTGCTAATGATGCCTTTCTTCTTCCTATATGATGTCAGTTGGTTAATGGAAGTCGGAAATGTAGGCATTATCTTCTATTTAGGACTAGCTACAACGAGTGTGGCATATGTGTTATATGGAAGAGGTCTTCACAAAATACCATCTTCCTCTGCGCTCACCTTATCCTTAGCAGAGCCAACAACAGCCGCTTTGCTAGGAGTATTTATCGTTGGAGAAGCGCTCAGTGCAACGTCTTGGATCGGGATTTTGTTATTACTTGGAAGCATTGTAGTTTTAACGGTTGGTAGCAAATCAACGAAGAAAATAGTGATAGAAATATAA
- a CDS encoding excisionase family DNA-binding protein: protein MYMTVDETADYLSMPIDQVKRYIAEKKIRAIFDGEDYYVNSAQFQTHLQQLEDLKRQIDEWRNTPIPDDIDVKDED, encoded by the coding sequence ATGTATATGACAGTGGACGAAACTGCGGATTATTTATCCATGCCTATTGATCAAGTAAAAAGGTATATTGCTGAAAAAAAGATTCGTGCTATCTTCGACGGTGAAGACTATTACGTAAATAGTGCGCAATTTCAAACACATTTGCAACAATTGGAAGATCTGAAACGTCAGATTGATGAATGGCGAAACACCCCCATTCCAGACGACATTGACGTAAAAGACGAGGATTAA
- the aceA gene encoding isocitrate lyase, producing the protein MSTRQQQVEELQNQWNEESRWKGIERPYSPEEVIRLRGSLQIEHTLARKGAERLWSSLHKEDFIHALGALTGNQAVQQVKAGLQAIYLSGWQVAADANLSGQMYPDQSLYPANSVPAVVKRINQALQRADQIDQAEGREDNFDWFAPIIADAEAGFGGPLNVFELMKGMIEAGAAGVHLEDQLASEKKCGHLGGKVLLPTQNAIRNLVAARLAADVSGVPTILIARTDADAADMVTSDIDSRDAAFITGERTPEGFFKTKPGIEQAIARGLAYAPYADLIWCETSHPSLEEAKQFADAIRAQFPDKMLAYNCSPSFNWKANLDDETIAKYQVELGKMGYKFQFVTLAGFHALNHSMFELAHDYKTNGMAAYSKLQQAEFSSEANGYTATKHQREVGTGYFDEISQIVSGGTSSTTAMKGSTEVAQFA; encoded by the coding sequence ATGTCAACAAGACAACAACAAGTAGAAGAGTTACAAAATCAATGGAATGAAGAAAGTCGTTGGAAAGGGATAGAACGTCCATATTCACCGGAAGAAGTAATCAGACTCCGTGGCTCACTACAAATTGAACATACGCTAGCTCGCAAAGGAGCAGAGCGTTTATGGAGTTCCCTTCATAAAGAAGATTTCATTCATGCACTTGGAGCTTTAACTGGAAATCAAGCTGTACAACAAGTAAAAGCAGGGCTTCAAGCAATCTACTTAAGTGGTTGGCAAGTTGCAGCAGACGCAAACCTATCGGGTCAAATGTACCCCGATCAAAGCCTTTACCCGGCAAACAGTGTACCAGCTGTAGTAAAGCGTATTAACCAAGCATTACAACGTGCAGATCAAATTGATCAAGCGGAAGGTAGAGAAGACAATTTTGACTGGTTTGCACCAATTATTGCAGATGCAGAAGCAGGATTCGGTGGACCTTTAAATGTTTTTGAACTAATGAAGGGCATGATTGAAGCGGGAGCAGCGGGGGTCCACTTAGAAGACCAACTTGCATCTGAAAAGAAATGTGGTCACCTTGGTGGCAAAGTACTTCTTCCTACACAAAATGCCATTCGCAATCTAGTGGCAGCTCGTCTTGCGGCAGATGTTTCTGGCGTACCAACTATACTAATCGCTCGAACAGATGCAGATGCAGCAGATATGGTGACAAGTGATATCGATTCACGTGATGCTGCATTCATAACTGGAGAAAGAACTCCGGAAGGATTTTTCAAAACGAAACCAGGCATTGAGCAAGCAATTGCACGAGGTTTAGCATATGCACCATACGCAGATCTTATCTGGTGTGAAACGTCTCACCCAAGTTTAGAAGAAGCAAAACAATTTGCTGACGCTATCCGTGCACAGTTTCCAGATAAAATGCTTGCATACAACTGTTCACCATCCTTTAATTGGAAAGCGAATTTAGATGATGAAACAATCGCAAAATACCAAGTAGAGTTAGGAAAAATGGGTTACAAATTTCAATTCGTAACACTGGCAGGTTTCCACGCATTAAACCACAGTATGTTCGAATTAGCACATGACTATAAAACGAATGGTATGGCTGCTTACTCAAAACTTCAACAAGCAGAATTTTCAAGTGAAGCAAATGGTTACACTGCGACGAAACATCAACGTGAAGTAGGAACAGGCTATTTTGATGAAATTTCACAAATTGTATCTGGAGGGACTTCCTCTACAACAGCAATGAAAGGCTCAACAGAAGTTGCACAATTTGCTTGA